CCGCGGTCACGTCGCGGGCGAGGTTCGCCGGGACGTGCTCTAAGACGAGCGAGAACGCCCCTGCGTCCTCGTGGGCCAGGGCGAGCTCGAGGATGCGCTCGGCGGCCGCCTGGTCAGTTCCCTGGCGAGGGTAGCCGCCGTACTGGTTGACGTGCTGGGGCGTCAGCCCGAGGTGAGCCATCACCGGGATGCCGAGCTGGACCATCTTTTCGGTCAGGGAAACGGTATGGGGACCGCTCTCGAGTTTGACGGCCTCGGCGCCCGCCTCTTTGAGCATCCGGCCGGCGTTCTCGAGACTCGTCTGCTCGTCGGTGCCGTAGCTGAGAAACGGCATGTCGGCGATCACGAGCGCCTCCTCGGTCGCACGGGTGACGGTCGCGGTGTGTCTGGCAATGTCGTCGACGTCGACGGGAACCGTCGTCTCGTATCCCAGGGCGACGTTGCCGACGCTGTCGCCGACGAGGATGACGTCGATGCCGGCTTCGTCGACGATCTCGGCCGTCGGCGCGTCGTACGCGGTCAGCATCGTGATCGGTTCGTTCCCTGCCTTCGCGCGGACGTCCCGTACGGATGGCATACCTACAGGTACTCCTCATCAGGTTAAACCCCACCGTTCTCGGCTCAGAGCCGGTCACGTCCCGGATCGACGCCGGAAACGGCGGGCTTAATAGCACAGCCCCGCGACCTGCGGTCGTGCCAGAACGCGTCGAGACGACCGATCCGGAGGGGGTCGACTACGGCTGGGTGATGCAGGTGACGTTCGTCACGACGATCCTCGTCGGCGCGCCCCTGGTCGCTCTCGCGTCGATGACCGTCGACCTCTCGACGTGGACCGAACGAGCCACGTTCGCGATCCAGGTCGGTGCCCCCGTCTGGTTCCTGACGGCGATCGCCGTCTTCGCCTACGCGAAGTACGCCCAGGCCCAGGATCATGACTGATGGGCCATCGGGCCACAGCCAGCGATACCGGCCAGCCCCGAGGCGCGGCGGTTCGTCTCGGGGAGCCCGCCGTTTCGTCTCGGCGAACACGACGATTCTTCTCAGGGAGGCGTGACCACCGCCCGACCCTCGATCTCCCCGTGCTCGAGTCGCTCGGCCACCGTGTTGATCTCGGCTAACTCGTAGCGGTCGGTGTGTAGCTCGACGAGGTCGCGGTCGACGAGGGCGACGAGTTCCTGTAACTCGGCGTAGCGGCCCACGAGCGTCCCCTTGAACGAGAACTCGCCGTTGACCAGCGCCTGGCAGGGTTCGTGGATGTGGCCGCCGTAGCCGATCACGTGGTGGTCACCGCCGGCGGCAACGATCTCGGGGGCGTAGGCGGTCGTCTCGTCGCGGCCCACGAAGTCGAGCACCTGCTGGGCCCCTTCGCCGTCGGTGAGGTCTGCGACGACCGAGGGGAGATCCTCATCACTCGAGTTGACCGTGTGGTCGGCGTCGAGTTGGTCGGCGAGCTCGAGCGCCTCGTCCTTGACGTCGACGGCAACGACGTCGGCGGCGCTCATCGCTTGGAGGCACTGGAGCCCGATGTGGCCCAGGCCGCCGATCCCGATGACGACGGCCATGTCGCCGGGGTTCAGCTCGCGGACGGCTCGTTTGGCGGCGTGGTACGCGGTGATCCCGGCGTCAGCGTGGGGGGCGATCTCGGTGGGGTCGACGCCGTCGGGCAGCGGGATGACGGCGCGCTCGTTCGTCTTCAGGTACTCGGCGAAGCCGCCGTCGGTCGTGAGGCCGTTGAAGTCGCTGTTCTCACAGTACATGTCCTCGCCGAGCCGGCAGGGGCGGCAGATGCCGCAGGTCTGGACGGGATGGCAGATGACCGGGTCGCCCTCGGAGACGAGCGTCACTTCCTCGCCCACCTCAGTGACGATCCCGGCGTTTTCGTGGCCGAGCGTCATCGGCAGCTCCTGGGGGGCGTACTCGGTCCACATTCCCTCGATGATGTGGTTGTCCGTCTGGCACCAGCCGGCACCGGACACTTCGACGATCACGTCGTCCGACCGCTCGGCCGACGGCCGGTCTACCTCGTCGATCGAGAGGGCGTCGCTCATGTCGTCGGTGTACTCGTGGAGTCTCGCGGCGTGCATGGTAGCACGTGACGAGTCAACACACGTCGATAAAAAGCCTCGCGCCGGTCCTGATCGACAGGTTCCGCATGTCGGCGTTGCGTCTGCAAGCCCTCGGATTAAGCCACTATTTCCGCGGCGAGGTGATCACGGTAATAGACGATTGACGAGAGCCGGCCGAACGTCGTCGGAACTGGGAGACTCACACCGATTGAAACGTGGAGAAAGAGTAATCCATGGTGGTGTGGTCCCACATGCCACAATGTACCACCAGGACGGCGAGGACGTGTTCGTCATCGACGGTCACGTCCACCTCTGGGACGCGAGCGAGGAGAACATCACACACCAGGGTGGCGAGGAGTTCATCCAGTGTTTCTATGACTACCACACGACGTTCACGCCGGAAGAACGCCAGTGGGACCTCGACGAGGAGTATCGCCAGTACGGCGCCGAGCGGATGGTCACCGACCTGTTCGAGAACGCCGCCGTCGACATGGCGATCTTTCAGCCGACGTACCTCACCGACTTCTACGACGAGGGGTTCAACACCACCGAGCAGAACGCCGAACTCGCACTCGAGTACCCCGAACGGTTCGTGCTCAACGGCAGCTTCGACCCGCGAGATGGTGAGCCAGGCCTCGAGTACCTCGAGGAACTCCACGAGACGTACGACCTCAAGGGCGTGAAAGTGTACACCGCCGAGTGGCGCGGCGAGTCGAAGGGGTGGCGACTCGACGACGAGGAGGCGTTCGAGTTCTTAGAGAAGTGCGTCGAACTCGGAATCGAGAATATCCACCCCCACAAAGGGCCGACGATCCGGCCGCTAAACCGTGACGCCTTCGACGTGAAAGACGTCGACGACGCCGCCTCGTCGTTTCCCGACCTGAACTTCGTCGTCGAACACGTCGGCCTGCCCCGACTCGACGACTTCTGCTGGATCGCCGGCCAGGAGCCGAACGTCTACGGCGGGCTCGCGGTCGCCGCGCCGTTCGCCCAGAACCGCCCGGGCAAGTTCTCGGAGATCATGTCCGAACTGCTGTGGTGGCTCGGCGAGGACCGTCTGCTCTTCGGTTCGGACTACGCGCTCTGGAACCCCGACTGGCTCGTCGAGACCGTCATGGAGGCCGAACTCACCCCAGAACACCGCGCGGAGTACGGCGTCGAGTGGGACATAGAGACGAAACAGAAGGTGATGGGCGAGAACGCCGCCGAGCTGTACGACATCGACCTCGAGGAGAGGAAACGACAGTTCCGCGAGGACGAGATTACCGAGGCGTTCGGCCTCGAGGACCACTACGCGGGCGAACCCGCGGCGGCCGACGACTGATGGCGGGGGAACGACCCCGGCGACCGACGCCGGCGGAGCCGCGGCGAGCGGACGTGCTCGAGGCCCTCGAGCCCGTGACGGACCCGGAACTCGACCGTTCGATCGTCGACCTCGAGTACGTCGATTCAGTCGAGATCGGCGACGACGGGTCACACGTCGCCGTCCGAATCACCCTCCCGACGGCGTGGTGTTCGCCGGCGTTCGCCTGGATGATGGCCGTCGACGCCCGCGACGCGATCGAGGCGCTGCCGGCGGTCGAGACGGCGACGATCACCCTCGGTGAGCACATGCACGAGGCGGAGATCAACCGCGGCGTGAACGACGGGCTGCGCTTCGGCGAGGCGTTCCCCGACGCCGACGGCGACGTCGCGGGCGTCCGCGCCGAACTCGACGAGAAAGCGCGCGTCGCCCGACAGTACGACGCCGTCGAGGCCCTGCTCGAGGCCGGCTTTGCGCCGGACCAGATCGTGGCGCTTCGTAAGCGCGATCTCGAGGAGGGAGGAGACGAAGTCGTCGTCTACCTGCACGAGCGGGCCGTCGGGGTGTTCGTCCCGGCCGACCCGCTCGAGCGCTACCTCGAGAAGGCCTGCGAGACCGGCGTCGTGTCCGGCCCGGACGACGTGCTGTTCCGGACGCCGGAAGGCGAGCCGATCGCTCCTGACGAGTTCGACCTCGTCCACCGGCGCGGTCGGCTGGCCCGGGTCAACATGTCGACCCAGGGTGGCGTCTGTGCCGGCCTTCACGAAGCCCGGCAGCAGCGACTCGAGGAGTCGACCGACGACTGACCGGGTTCGACGGATTCCCGTTCGCTCGCGCCCGTTCGTGTGAGACAGTCGGGAGCGAGGGCACGACCCAACTCAGTGTCCCGACGGGCCGTCCCCGACGTACTCGAACTTCGTGCCGGCCCGGTCGGCCGTCGCCTTATCGCGCGCCGAATCGCCGACGAACAGCGTCCGTTCGGGTTCGACCCCGAGTCCGTGAACGGCCTCGAGCAGCGGCTCGGGGTGGGGTTTTCGGTTCGTCACCGTGTCCCGGCCGACGACGACCTCGACGGCCTCGAGCAGGCCGTGTTCCTCGAGGGCGATCCGACACGCCGCCTCGCAGTTGAGCGAACAGACGCCGACGGGGACCTCGCGGGTGAGCAACTCGTCGGCGTGGGCGAGCCGCCTCGAGGTCCGGGCGCCCTCACGTTCGTGGGCGGCGATGACCCTCTCGACGTCCGTGTGGAAATCGGTGCCCTCGGCGGCCTCGAGGAGCTCCCAGAGGGTTTTGCCGGGTGGCTCGAGGTTCGCCGACTCGTACACGTCGCGGACGTCGTCGGTGGCCGCCGCCCAGTCGACGGCGAGGTGGACGAGGGTGCCGTCGAGGTCGTAGACGATTGCGTCGTACTCCGTCACGAGCGGTGAGACGAACGGCGGGGGATTCAAGACTTCGGTCGGTTCTCGCTTATTTCTCGAGGGAGAGGTGCTCCCCCACGCCCTCGATCGCGGCCAGTTGCTCGGACAGCGCGTCGGCCTCCTCGTCGTCCAGCAGCCGGAGCGGGCTCCGCAACGGCCCGGCGTCGAACCCCCGCATGGGGAGGGTGCTCTTGACGCCCGCCATGTAGCCGCCGCCGGACTTGAACGCGCGCCGGACGGCGAACACCTGCCGCTGGAGATCGTGAGCCTGCGCCTCGTCGCCTTCGTCGTAGGCCTCGTACAGCTCGACGACGAGTTCGGGGAAGACGTTGGCGACGGCGCTGACCATCCCCGCACAGCCGACTTCGAGGCCCGCAAAGAGCAGCGAGTCCGAGCCGGCGAGGTAGGTGAGGTCGGGACAGGCGTCCATCGCCTGGACGAGCCAGGGGACGTCCTTGCTCGAGTCTTTCACCCCGGCGACGCCGTCGATCGCGGCGAGTTCCTCGAGGGTCTCGAGCGACAGCCGATTGCCCGTCCGGCCGGGGATGTGATAGACGTAGATCGGTACGGAGACGGCCTCGGCCACTCGCTGGTAGTGTTCGACCGCGCCCCGTCCATCGAGGGGAAAGTAGTACGGCGTGACGACGACGACCCCATCGGCACCGACTGATTCGGCGTGCTCGGCGTGGGCGACCGTCTGGCGCGTGCTGGGTGCGCCGACGCCCGCGATGACGGGCACCTCGCCGCCGACCTCGTCGACGACGGCCTCGACGACGCGGTCGCGTTCGGCGTCCGTGAGGAGCGCGAACTCGCCGTTCGTCCCGAGGGGGAAGACGCCGTGGACGCCGCGGTCGACGACGAACCTGGCGTGGGCGGCCGTCCGCTCGAGGTCGAGCGACTCCTCGTCGTCGAAGGCCGTGATCGTCGGCGGCACGACGCCGGCGAGCGAGAGCGGATCGACCGCTCCCGGTTCGTGCAGTGACATACCCCGGTTTCCACCGGGGACGGCAATAAACGTCCGCGTTGAACGCGATCGTCGCCCCCTCACCCGGATCGCCGTCCGTCGGGATCAGCCCAGCCGTGCGAACCGGTTGAGCGCGTACACGGTTCGCAAGACGTCGACGCTCTTTCCGCGGTCGAACACCAGTTCGTCGGTCTCGAGGACGTGCTCGAGCGTCTCCCGCGAGGCGTGGTCGGGGGCCGCGGAGAGCCCACAGTCGTGCTCGGCGACCCACCGCATTACGCGCAGGTCGCTCTTCGAGTCGCCCATCACGAGCGCGAACGGGTCGTCGACGCCGAGGACGTCGAGGGCGCGCTCGACGCCGGTAACTTTGTTCAGCTCGAGGCTGCTGATCTCGGCGGCGTCGGCCTCGTAGTAGGCCACGTCGATCCGTTCTAAGATCGACGCGAGTGCCGTGGGAACGTCGTCGACGGAGACGTCGGGGTACTCGCCTTCTCGCTCGAGGACGGCCCGGATCTCGGTGTCGCCTGCGGCGTAGAACGCTCGCGTCCACGCCGGGGCTTCCTCGAGGACGGTCTCTGCGGCGTCGGAGGCGGCCGTTGCGAGCAAGTCGAGCAGGTAGACGAGTGCTCGGTCGATGATTTCGCGCGCCTGCGAGGATCCCGTCTCGAAGTTCGGCTTCATCGTGACGTTGAACTCGTTGCCCTGCAGGTGACAGCCGCGCCTGAGCTCCGCCGGGGCGTCGGGCAGCACGCGAGCGCGGACGTCGTCGAAGACGTCGCGGATCTCCGCCTCGAGCTCTTCGTAGAGCAGCTGCTTCGTGTCCGCGCCGTGGCCTGGCGTGAACACGCCGGTGCCCGCCTCGTAGACGATCGAGAGCTCGCCCGAGTGGACGATCTCGCTCCCCAGCCCCTGGATAGCGAAGCCTTTGACGTTCTCTAAGGTCTGGCCGGTGCAGATGACGATCGGCACACCAGCCTCGTGGAACTCGGTGAGGACGTGCAGCGTGTCGCGGGGGATCTCGTTGTCCGTCCGCCCTGCCGAGCGAAGCGTCTCGTCGACGTCGAGCACGAGGACGTTCACCGGTCGCCCGTACTTCGCCTCGAGGTCGAGCGCGGTGAACGCACCCTCGCGGGAGACGCGGGCGGCCACCTCGGCGAGGGTCTCGCCCGCCGCGAACTCGTCTCTGATCTCGTCTTTGCGTCGCTCGAGTTCCTCGCTCGCGGCCTGCCAGTGCTCGAGGGCGACTCGCGAGTCGACCGCCGGAAAGACGTCGACGAACTCCTGGTACTCCCGTAACGTCCGGGTGTCGAACTCGTCGTAGAGTCGGTAGACGAGGTCGTATCGCTCCATGTACGAACACCGCTGGGGAGCCGGATAACCGTTTTCCGTCGGCTGCAGCACCGCTCGTCGAGGACCGCTTCTCGAGCGGTCACATCGTCGACGTCGATGGACGGCGGATTCTCGCGGGCGCCCGGACGACGACACGACTATAAAAACGGCGGTCGAATTCGATCACATATGAAAAACGTCGACGACCTGATCGAGAGCGCGGCCGAGCTCGCCGACCAGGGTCTCTCGAAGGGTGAGATCGCCGACGAGCTGAACGTCTCCCGGGAGACGGCGAGCTGGCTCGTCGAGCGGAGCGATGCGGCGACGCCGAGGCGGGATCGTCAGACCGACGCTGGTGGGCCACAGGACATTCACGTCGATTGGTCGGCGATCGGCCGTGACAGCAAGCGCATGGGGGCGATCGCCGAGGCGATGGCCGATATGCTGACGAAGCACGGTGAGGACGTCGACCTCACGGTGGGCATCGAGAAGGCCGGCGGCCCGATCGCCACCCTCGTCGCCCGCGAACTCGAGGCCGACCTCGCGACGTACATCCCCTCGAAACACCAGTGGGAGGAAGGCGACATCGAGGAGCTCCACGGCACCTTCTCGCGGAACTTCGCCGACATCCGAGACCGCGAGTGTTACGTCGTCGACGACACCATCACCAGCGGCACGACCATGCGAGAGGCCATCGAGGCGATCCGCGCCGAGGGTGGCGAGCCGTTGGCCTGCATCGTCCTCGCCGACAAACAGGGCGTCGACGAACTCGAGGGCGTCCCCGTCTACTCGTTGCTCCGGGTCATCAGCGTCGGCCGGGACGAGTAACGCTTCCGACCGACGCCGAGTACCCCGGCACCTGTTGGGACCTCATCAAAAGGTTTTATAAAATAGGGTTGATAACTCGGGCAGCATGGATAAACATCCAGCCCCACAGATGGGGTCTGAAGGAACCGTCGTCGGAAAGCGATTGCTCGCGTTTATCGTCGATTCGATCATTCTAGGCATCCTCTCGTTTGCGATTCTCCTTCCCTCGTTTTTCCTCGGAGACATCATCGGGCTGTTGGCCATGATAGTCGTTGGCGTCGGCTCACTCGTATACGTCTTCTTACTCGAGGGGATCTACGGCTACACGCCCGGCAAGCACGTCATGGGGCTCGTCGTGGTCAAGTCCGACGGCTCGCAGTGTACGATGGGTGCGTCGATCATCCGGAACCTGCTGCTGATCGTCGACAACCTGCCGTTCGCGTACATTATCGGGCTCGCGCTGATCCTGATCACCGACCGGAAACAGCGCGTCGGTGACCTGGTCGCGGACACGGTCGTCGTCAGCCAGCGCTAACGGGATTTTTGCACGACCGGTGAGAAATCCGACCGGTCACGTTCGTCGATCGGCCGACTCAGATCTCGCCGTCTTCCTCGAGTTCGTCGAGGTACTCGTGGGCGTCCTCGAGAATCTCGCGGGGACCGTCCTGGGTCACGGTGTTCACTGCCTGTTCGTAGTCGCGCCACTGCAGGTCGCGGTGTTCACTCGAGAGTTCAGCGCTCGCCTCGTAGGATTTCGCGATGAAGAGGTGAACGGTCTTGTGGATCGTCGTGCCGTTCGCCTCGAAGACGTAGCTGTAGTCTTTGCGAAAGCCGTCGAGTAGTCTGAACTGGTCTATTCCTGCCTCTTCCTTTATTTCGCGGATAGCCGTCTGCTGTAGTTCTTCGTCTCCTTCGACACCGCCCTTCGGAAACTCCCAGTCGCCCGGGCGGCTCTTGAGTAGAAGATACTCGCGCCGGCCCCGCGTGTCGCGGAAGAGGATCGCGCCTGCGCTCGTAGCTTCGACTGCCATTACTACACGTAACGTGTGAGCCGTTAAGAGAATATCGGACCGTCCGCCCGTCGCGGACGGATCGCAGCAGATTTTTACGCGACGAGCGTGGACGAGTGTACAGCTATGACCTTCGTCACCCGCCTCACGCTCCAGAGCGGCGATCGAGCCGCCCTCGATGGAATCGTCGACGACATCAAAGCGACCGCCGAGAAGAAAGGCGCCGCGCTCAAAGGCCCACACTCCCACCCGCCGGACCGACACCGGGTCCCGCAGCATCGCCGCCTCCACGCCGACGACGACCGAACCTTCCCCGCCTGGGAGTATACGGTGTTCACCCGCGAACTCGAGATCCACGGGTACGACGACTTCGCGCGCGACGTCGCCTCGCGGGCGTTCCCGTCCTCGGTACACGTCGAAGCCGAGATCGAACAGATCCACATGCAGTGACCCGACTCCGGAGATCCGGCTGCCATCGACGGACCGGCCTCGAGCCCGACCGACGCGGCCTACCCAGGCTGGCGTCCCGTTTTTCACTGGTGCCTCCCAACCGCCGACCATGTACACCGGCAAGACCGTAAAGCCGTGCTGTCTCTGTGGAGCGCCCGACGTCGAGGTCCGCCTCGACCTGCCACCCCGGGCGATCCAGCTGCTGAAACACGGCGAGGTGATCGCCTGGCAGGACGTCGTCGGCGAGGTATCTATTCACTTCTGTGCGAACGACTGGAAGACCGTCACGGAGCTGGTGCTCGAGGTTGGGATGAGTCCACTCTCGCGGTGTAACGTCGCCCGGGCGTCGTTCGACCTCCGAGAAGATTTCGAGGCGTTCACGAGTCGGACCGTCGACGAGCCGGATCATCGACCACTCGAGCAACGGCTGTGGTCAGAGAGCGAGGCCGTGCTGGCCGGCGAGACCGACTACCCGCCATCGGAACGCGACCTCGTCGAAGCCCGGATCGTGCGCTGGGCGCTCGAGGATACCGACGCGCCGGTCGCCCGGTCGCACGCCGACCGACCGTCCGACTGATCGCGGCGTCGCGTTCCCCTTTCGCCACTCCTTTGGGCTCACCCGCCGATCCTCGGCCATGAACGACGATACACTCGTCTCGCTCCGACGGGACCTCCACCGCAAGCCCGAACCCGCCTGGCGGGAGTTTTACACCACGGCACGGATCGTCGAGGAACTCGTTGCGCTCGACGTCGACGACCTGTACGTCGGTCGGGACGCGATCGCCGGCGAGCACCGAATGGGAGTCCCCGAGACGGCCGAACTCGAGGCGTGGTACGAGCGCGCCCGGGCCGCAGGTGCCGACGAGGCGGTCCTCGAGAACCTCGAGGGCGGCTACACGGGTGCCGTCGCGGTTCTCGAGCAGGGTGATGGGCCGACCGTCGGCCTCCGGGTCGACATCGACGGCCTGCCCCGCGAGGAGTCAGACGATCCCGAGCACGTCCCCGCCGCCGAGGGCTTTCGCTCCGAACACGAGGGGGCGATGCACGCCTGCGGGCACGACGCGCACGCGACGATCGGAATCGGCGTCCTCGACGCAGTGCGTGAAAGCGACTTTACTGGCACGCTGAAGGTCTTCTTTCAGCCCGCCGAGGAGGTCGTCGGCGGCGGGAAGTCGATGGCAAAGAGCGAGCACCTCGCGGACGTCGACTACCTGCTCGCAGTCCACGTCGGCCTCGACCACCCCACGGGCGAGGTCGTCGCGGGGATCGACGGCTTCCTCGCGGTGAGTCACCTCGAGGCGACCTTCTCCGGCGAATCCGCTCACGCGGGTGCCAGGCCCGAGGAGGGGCGAAACGCGATCCAGGCGCTCGCCACGGCAGTGGGCAACCTCTACGCCATCCCGCGACACGCAGACGGCGTCACCCGGGTCAACGCCGGGATCGTCGAGGGTGGCGCCGCGGCGAACATCGTCGCCGAGGAGGCCCGCCTCGTCGCCGAGGTCCGCGGCGAGACGACCGAGCTCATGCGGTACATGGACGAGAAGGCCCGCCGCGTCCTCGAGTCGGCCGCCGAGATGCACGACTGCGACGTCGACATCGAGACGGGTGCAGAGGCCCCGAGCGCCGAGAGCGACGAGGGGCTCGTCTCGATCGTCGCGGACGTGGCCGGCGAGACCGACGGGATCGAGTCGGTGCTCGAGCGCGACGTCCTCGGCGGGAGCGAGGACGCGACGTTCCTGATGCGTGAGGTGCAAGAGAACGGTGGGCTGGCCTGTTACGTCGGCGTCGGCACCGACCACCCCGGCGGCCACCACACCGCGACGTTCGACGTCGACGAGGAGAGCATCCGCCACGGCGTCGACACCCTCGCGGGTGCGATCGAACGGATCGGCCTCGAGCGTCCCTGAGGGGCAAGCGGCCTACCGGCACCGTCCGTGAGGGGCTCGCGGCGATCGCATGCGTACCGAGTGAGTACGATCGTCAGAACCTGTTCGCGTCGGAAACGCCTATTTGACTGTGGAGCGAATTGCTCGAGCGAATGCGAGCCGCCCCGTCGCGTTCCCGTTCGTCGACCGACGAGTTCGAACCCCACCTGGAGGTGAGCGACTCGTGAGCGTGAACCGCGCCCGCGTCGGCCTCTGGTTCCGGATGGCCGTCGCGACCGTCCTCAGTGCGGTGCTCTCGATCGCCGTCGTCGGGGTCGCCCCCCTGCTCGTCGCGCTCCCCGTCTTCGGCACGATCCGGTACGGCGTCGAGGCGCTCGAGGGCGTCGTCCCCGTTCCCGCGGCGACCGTGCTCGTGGCCGCGATCGCGGCGACCTGTCTGGTCACCGTCGAGTGGTCGCTGCGGACCGTTCGGCGGGCTCGAGCGCGCTCGGCGCCGGCGGGAGCGCTCGCACAGGGAACCGTCGAACTGGCCTCGTACGTGCTCTTGCTCGCGTCGATCGTCGTCCTGCTGGCCGCCGTGCCGTACCTCCAAGAGGTGCTTCCCGAGTTGGTCTTCGCGATCGGCGTACTCGTCGGCTTCTTCTACCTCCTGACGGCCGCGTACGCCTGGGCCGCCCACGAGTGGGTTCGCTCGCGGAACGAAGACGACGAACGGACGGCCGGCGGCAACTGGCTCGTCCTCGGCGTCTTCGTCGTCGGCTACCTCAGCGTCGCCTGGTGGCGCGGCTTCGTCGTCGTCATCGTGGCCGCGGTACTCGCCGTCGCCCTCGGCGCCGTCTTCGCTCCCGACCGCCTCGAGCGCGTTCGCGACGCCGTCGAACGACGCGCTGCCGAGCAAGAAGAGAGCG
This portion of the Natronobeatus ordinarius genome encodes:
- a CDS encoding amidohydrolase: MNDDTLVSLRRDLHRKPEPAWREFYTTARIVEELVALDVDDLYVGRDAIAGEHRMGVPETAELEAWYERARAAGADEAVLENLEGGYTGAVAVLEQGDGPTVGLRVDIDGLPREESDDPEHVPAAEGFRSEHEGAMHACGHDAHATIGIGVLDAVRESDFTGTLKVFFQPAEEVVGGGKSMAKSEHLADVDYLLAVHVGLDHPTGEVVAGIDGFLAVSHLEATFSGESAHAGARPEEGRNAIQALATAVGNLYAIPRHADGVTRVNAGIVEGGAAANIVAEEARLVAEVRGETTELMRYMDEKARRVLESAAEMHDCDVDIETGAEAPSAESDEGLVSIVADVAGETDGIESVLERDVLGGSEDATFLMREVQENGGLACYVGVGTDHPGGHHTATFDVDEESIRHGVDTLAGAIERIGLERP